In Amycolatopsis coloradensis, one genomic interval encodes:
- the aroC gene encoding chorismate synthase, whose product MLRWITAGESHGPALAAILEGMPAGVEVTTAEVGEQLARRRLGFGRSPRMGFETDHIEFTGGVRHGLTQGGPVAVQIENAEWPKWEKVMSADPVPAEELEGLARNEPLTRPRPGHADLPGMQKYGFPEARPVLERASARETASRTALGTVARAYLKQLLGVEILSHVVSIGGASAPEGPLPVPSDLPAIDESPVRAFGQEGTDAMVAEVDAVRKAGDTVGGVIEVIAYGLPPGLGSHVHWDRRLDARLAGALMGVQAMKGVEVGDGFTTAKRWGSQAHDEIDRGTGPVGVTRRSNRAGGLEGGITNGEPLRVRVAMKPISTVPKALSTVDVTTGEPAVAIHQRSDVCAVPRAGVVLESVVALVLADAALEKFGGDSLAEGKRNAEAYLKALEERW is encoded by the coding sequence GTGTTGCGCTGGATAACCGCAGGGGAATCGCACGGACCCGCCCTCGCCGCCATCCTGGAAGGGATGCCCGCCGGGGTCGAGGTCACCACCGCCGAAGTGGGCGAGCAGCTCGCGCGCCGGAGGCTCGGCTTCGGCCGCAGCCCCCGGATGGGCTTCGAGACCGACCACATCGAGTTCACCGGCGGCGTCCGGCACGGGCTCACCCAGGGCGGCCCCGTCGCGGTCCAGATCGAGAACGCCGAGTGGCCCAAATGGGAGAAGGTCATGTCGGCCGATCCCGTGCCCGCCGAGGAGCTGGAAGGCCTCGCGCGCAACGAGCCGCTGACCCGTCCCCGGCCCGGCCACGCGGATCTGCCGGGGATGCAGAAGTACGGCTTCCCCGAGGCCCGTCCGGTGCTGGAGCGCGCGAGCGCCCGTGAGACGGCGTCCCGCACGGCGCTCGGCACGGTGGCCCGTGCGTACCTCAAGCAGCTGCTCGGGGTCGAGATCCTCAGCCACGTCGTGTCCATCGGCGGGGCGTCGGCGCCCGAGGGCCCGTTGCCGGTGCCGTCGGATCTGCCCGCCATCGACGAGAGCCCGGTCCGTGCCTTCGGCCAGGAGGGGACCGACGCGATGGTCGCCGAGGTCGACGCCGTGCGGAAGGCGGGTGACACCGTCGGCGGCGTGATCGAGGTGATCGCCTACGGCCTGCCGCCGGGCCTCGGCTCGCACGTCCACTGGGACCGCAGGCTCGACGCCCGCCTCGCCGGCGCGCTCATGGGCGTCCAGGCGATGAAGGGCGTGGAGGTCGGCGACGGCTTCACCACGGCCAAGCGGTGGGGCAGCCAGGCCCACGACGAGATCGACCGCGGCACCGGCCCGGTCGGGGTGACCCGCCGGTCCAACCGCGCGGGCGGCCTCGAAGGCGGCATCACCAACGGCGAGCCGCTGCGCGTGCGCGTCGCCATGAAGCCGATTTCGACCGTCCCCAAAGCACTGTCCACTGTGGATGTCACCACCGGCGAACCCGCGGTGGCCATCCACCAGCGTTCCGACGTCTGCGCGGTGCCCCGGGCCGGGGTCGTGCTGGAGTCGGTGGTCGCGCTGGTGCTCGCGGACGCCGCGCTGGAGAAGTTCGGCGGCGACTCGCTGGCCGAGGGCAAGCGCAACGCCGAGGCCTACCTGAAGGCGCTCGAGGAGCGCTGGTGA
- a CDS encoding A24 family peptidase, with product MFTPIAIAVAGAGSALATRSCLRRAGAPVTAWAAAIAAAALVVVWLRHDAGAWPSWWLAVPAVLTVFAVPLALADLKYRRLPDVLTLPAYPALAAALAIAAHGGGAAIAWRAVLGALVFGGAHALVHALSPRSLGAGDVKLAGSLGAVLAATGWPSIVLGAVAAALLSVALAVGGPRHPTVPHGPGLLVAAWALAVFAGPGPG from the coding sequence GTGTTCACGCCGATCGCCATCGCGGTGGCGGGCGCCGGATCGGCGCTCGCCACGCGCTCCTGCCTGCGCCGGGCGGGAGCGCCGGTCACGGCGTGGGCGGCCGCCATCGCCGCGGCGGCGCTCGTCGTGGTCTGGCTGCGGCACGACGCCGGTGCCTGGCCGTCGTGGTGGCTCGCCGTCCCGGCCGTGCTGACCGTCTTCGCCGTCCCACTGGCGCTCGCCGACCTGAAGTACCGCCGCCTGCCCGACGTCTTGACCCTGCCCGCGTACCCGGCGCTGGCCGCCGCCCTCGCGATCGCCGCGCACGGGGGAGGGGCCGCCATCGCGTGGCGGGCCGTGCTCGGCGCGCTGGTCTTCGGCGGGGCGCACGCGCTCGTCCACGCGTTGTCGCCGCGCTCGCTCGGCGCCGGAGACGTGAAGCTCGCGGGCAGCCTGGGCGCGGTCCTGGCCGCGACGGGCTGGCCGTCGATCGTGCTCGGCGCCGTCGCCGCCGCGTTACTGAGCGTGGCGCTCGCGGTGGGCGGCCCCCGGCATCCCACGGTGCCGCACGGGCCCGGTCTCCTGGTCGCGGCGTGGGCGCTCGCCGTCTTCGCCGGACCCGGTCCGGGATAG
- a CDS encoding zf-HC2 domain-containing protein, with the protein MTDPFATYDAAYVLGALSPEDRSAYEKHLRVCDRCAESVRDLAGIPGLLAQAGAPALLEDEPAPSPDLLPTVLKRVRRGRRIQRAITTTAAGAAVTAGVALVVVLTGPVVAGDPMTPLGDYPVTAEVAMSATETGTKVDMTCSYGGNRSGDYILVAVGADGGTSELASWRAMPKDTAHIVVGTAMRTGDIKALEIRTPSGLPLLRMTP; encoded by the coding sequence ATGACCGACCCCTTCGCCACCTACGACGCGGCCTACGTGCTCGGGGCGTTGTCCCCGGAAGACCGGTCCGCCTACGAGAAACACCTTCGCGTCTGCGACCGGTGCGCGGAATCCGTGCGCGACCTGGCCGGGATCCCCGGACTGCTCGCCCAGGCCGGTGCCCCGGCGCTGCTGGAGGACGAACCGGCGCCCTCGCCGGACCTGCTGCCGACCGTGCTCAAACGGGTCCGCCGGGGAAGGCGGATCCAACGGGCCATCACCACGACCGCGGCCGGGGCGGCCGTGACCGCCGGTGTCGCGCTCGTGGTCGTCCTGACCGGGCCAGTCGTGGCAGGCGACCCGATGACCCCGCTCGGCGACTACCCGGTGACCGCCGAAGTCGCCATGTCCGCCACGGAGACCGGCACGAAGGTCGACATGACCTGCAGCTACGGCGGCAACCGCAGCGGGGACTACATCCTGGTCGCCGTCGGCGCCGACGGCGGCACCAGCGAGCTGGCGTCCTGGCGCGCGATGCCCAAGGACACGGCGCATATCGTGGTCGGCACCGCGATGCGCACCGGGGACATCAAGGCGCTGGAGATCCGCACGCCCTCGGGTCTCCCGCTGCTGCGGATGACCCCCTGA
- a CDS encoding sigma-70 family RNA polymerase sigma factor — MKEFAEDRLMRALHDEHAAALWSYALRLTSGDRVRAEDVVQETLLRAWRNAKVLDQSEGSARGWLFTVARRIAIDDWRASEAHPEVVTGQPPETAVTDGTERAVQGWLVAEALGELSPRHRDVLVLCYFQGYSVADAAKRLGVAEGTIKSRTHYALRALRLILEERGVTQ; from the coding sequence GTGAAGGAATTCGCGGAGGACCGGCTGATGCGGGCTTTGCACGATGAGCACGCGGCGGCACTCTGGTCCTACGCGCTGCGCCTCACCAGCGGCGACCGGGTCCGCGCGGAGGACGTCGTCCAGGAGACGCTGCTGCGGGCCTGGCGCAACGCCAAGGTGCTGGACCAGTCCGAAGGGTCGGCGCGGGGCTGGCTGTTCACCGTCGCGAGACGGATCGCCATCGACGACTGGCGCGCTTCCGAGGCCCATCCCGAGGTGGTGACCGGCCAACCACCCGAAACGGCGGTCACCGACGGCACCGAACGGGCCGTCCAGGGCTGGCTGGTCGCCGAAGCCCTCGGCGAACTGTCGCCGAGACATCGGGACGTCCTCGTCCTGTGCTATTTCCAGGGTTACTCCGTCGCCGACGCCGCGAAACGGCTGGGTGTGGCCGAAGGGACGATCAAGTCGCGGACGCACTACGCGTTGCGGGCGCTGCGGCTGATATTGGAGGAAAGAGGGGTGACTCAATGA
- a CDS encoding Rieske (2Fe-2S) protein, producing MTAELHSRRTVLTTGAAVAGAAVGAVALTACGSDSNPPSGSTAAPPAAAPGETLTALSDIEVGKAKAAKTADGKDVIVTRTAEGTAAAFSAICTHQGCAVVPEGAELKCPCHNSIFDAATGAVKKGPADQPLPSIAVKVTNGQVVTA from the coding sequence ATGACTGCCGAACTCCACTCCCGCCGCACCGTCCTGACCACCGGGGCCGCCGTCGCCGGCGCGGCCGTCGGTGCCGTGGCCCTCACGGCCTGCGGAAGCGACAGCAACCCGCCGTCCGGTTCGACCGCCGCACCGCCCGCCGCCGCGCCGGGTGAGACCCTGACCGCGCTCTCCGACATCGAGGTCGGCAAGGCGAAGGCCGCCAAGACCGCCGACGGCAAGGACGTCATCGTCACCAGGACCGCCGAAGGCACGGCGGCCGCGTTCAGCGCGATCTGCACGCACCAGGGGTGCGCGGTCGTGCCCGAGGGCGCGGAGCTGAAATGTCCCTGCCACAACTCGATCTTCGACGCCGCGACCGGCGCGGTCAAAAAGGGACCGGCGGACCAGCCGCTGCCCTCGATCGCGGTCAAGGTCACGAACGGCCAGGTCGTCACGGCCTGA
- a CDS encoding PTS glucose transporter subunit IIA, producing MSLEILSPVSGKATAMTEVPDPVFAQAMVGPGIAVLPSGGRQDAVAPVDGTVVTLHPHAFVVATEDGRGVLVHLGIDTVKQKGEGFTLHVVKGEAVRAGQPVVGWDPDAVKAAGYSPIVPVVALDAKAEVLSGLPTGGDVEAGDPIFTWDS from the coding sequence GTGAGTCTCGAGATCCTCAGCCCGGTGAGCGGTAAGGCGACCGCTATGACCGAAGTGCCCGATCCGGTCTTCGCGCAGGCGATGGTCGGCCCCGGCATCGCGGTCCTGCCCTCGGGCGGACGCCAGGACGCGGTCGCCCCGGTGGACGGGACGGTCGTGACCCTGCACCCGCACGCGTTCGTGGTGGCCACCGAAGACGGCCGCGGCGTGCTGGTCCACCTGGGGATCGACACCGTGAAGCAGAAGGGTGAGGGGTTCACCCTCCACGTCGTCAAGGGTGAGGCCGTCCGCGCCGGGCAGCCGGTGGTCGGCTGGGACCCCGACGCGGTCAAGGCCGCCGGCTACTCGCCGATCGTGCCCGTGGTGGCGCTGGACGCGAAGGCGGAAGTCCTTTCCGGGCTGCCCACCGGTGGCGACGTCGAGGCAGGCGACCCGATTTTCACCTGGGACAGCTGA
- a CDS encoding glucose PTS transporter subunit EIIB, whose product MADDRAEKILAGLGGAENVIEVEGCITRLRCELEDMSLLDEAALKAAGAMGVVRMGAGVQVIVGPEADNIASDIEDLL is encoded by the coding sequence ATGGCGGATGACAGGGCGGAAAAGATCCTCGCGGGGCTCGGCGGTGCCGAGAACGTCATCGAGGTCGAGGGGTGCATCACCCGGCTCCGCTGTGAGCTCGAAGACATGAGCCTGCTCGACGAGGCGGCGCTGAAGGCCGCCGGTGCGATGGGCGTCGTGCGCATGGGGGCCGGTGTCCAGGTCATCGTGGGCCCCGAGGCCGACAACATCGCCAGCGACATCGAGGATCTGCTGTGA
- a CDS encoding GntR family transcriptional regulator produces the protein MSASAQLPPSDRVINGPTPKHAQLREILRRTVERELPPGSPIPSERDLAETYQVSRLTVRSAIGKLVEEGLLSRVRGKGTFTAARRMELQLYLMSFTEDMRRRGMTPTTEVVKTATEVPPAPSAHALGLAAGTPAHRIVRLRRADGVPLAVERGWYHAGRMPGLLDLDLTRSLYVQLAQSYDLRPDHAWQTVWAESADRETARLLGMRAGSPLLVFRRVSSVNGEPIEDMTSWYRGDHYQVTMQLDRNTPDSGHHPHYGGTR, from the coding sequence ATGAGCGCTTCGGCGCAGCTGCCGCCGTCCGACCGTGTGATCAACGGACCGACGCCCAAGCACGCCCAGCTGCGGGAGATTCTGCGCCGCACGGTGGAGCGTGAGCTACCCCCCGGCTCACCTATCCCCTCGGAACGTGACCTCGCCGAGACCTACCAGGTGTCGAGACTCACGGTCCGCTCGGCGATCGGCAAGCTGGTCGAAGAAGGGCTCTTGTCGCGGGTGCGCGGCAAGGGGACGTTCACCGCCGCGAGGCGGATGGAACTGCAGCTCTACCTGATGTCCTTCACCGAGGACATGCGCCGTCGCGGGATGACCCCGACCACGGAGGTCGTCAAGACCGCCACCGAGGTCCCGCCCGCCCCCTCGGCGCACGCGCTCGGTCTGGCCGCCGGAACTCCGGCACACCGCATCGTCCGGCTCCGCCGCGCCGACGGGGTGCCGCTGGCGGTCGAACGCGGCTGGTATCACGCGGGCCGGATGCCCGGTCTGCTCGACCTCGATCTCACCCGATCGTTGTACGTCCAACTCGCCCAGTCGTACGACCTGCGCCCGGACCACGCGTGGCAGACGGTCTGGGCCGAATCCGCGGACCGCGAAACGGCACGCCTGCTCGGCATGCGCGCCGGCAGTCCGCTTCTTGTCTTCCGCCGGGTCTCCAGCGTCAACGGGGAACCGATCGAAGACATGACTTCCTGGTACCGGGGCGATCACTACCAGGTCACCATGCAGCTGGACCGGAACACCCCGGATTCCGGTCATCATCCTCACTACGGAGGTACCCGATGA
- a CDS encoding PTS transporter subunit EIIC, whose amino-acid sequence MSSTTAEGAKGKGKGLAGLQRFGRSLMLPIAALPAAALLNRFGQPDLLGKDGLGWDKVAEVLGAAGNSLFNWLPLLFAVGIAVGFARKSDGATALAAVVGFFVFTSVLQVFTPFSELPGWNPEKPAGLMLNPMKWSYSVLAGVIVGLVTALLWQKFYRIKLPPYLAFFGGRRFVPIITALTLMLLAVPFGLVFHWVNEGIQAAGEAVTGAPVVGGGIYGVLNRLLIPVGLHQLLNVPVWFIFDGGDLTEFFKGDPTRGTFMTGFFPIFMFAIPAAALAIWQSAKPSQKKIVGGVMIAGALTSFLTGITEPIEFSFMFVAWPLYLIHAILTGTSMALVNALDIHLGFGFSAGAIDFALNSSLPAASGNVWLLIPIGLAYAVVYYVIFRFVIKKWNLRTPGREDDAIEADLEATAAKPVK is encoded by the coding sequence ATGAGCTCCACCACCGCGGAGGGGGCGAAGGGCAAAGGCAAGGGACTGGCCGGGCTTCAGCGCTTCGGCCGCAGCCTCATGCTCCCCATCGCCGCCCTGCCCGCCGCCGCGCTCCTGAACAGGTTCGGTCAACCCGACCTGCTCGGCAAGGACGGCCTCGGCTGGGACAAGGTCGCCGAAGTCCTCGGCGCGGCAGGCAACTCGCTGTTCAACTGGCTGCCGCTCCTGTTCGCGGTGGGTATCGCCGTCGGCTTCGCCCGGAAGAGCGACGGCGCGACCGCGCTGGCCGCCGTGGTCGGCTTCTTCGTGTTCACCAGCGTCCTCCAGGTCTTCACGCCGTTCTCCGAGCTGCCGGGCTGGAACCCCGAGAAGCCCGCCGGCCTGATGCTCAACCCGATGAAGTGGTCCTACAGTGTGCTGGCCGGTGTGATCGTCGGTCTGGTCACCGCCTTGCTGTGGCAGAAGTTCTACCGCATCAAACTGCCGCCGTACCTGGCCTTCTTCGGCGGGCGCCGGTTCGTGCCGATCATCACCGCCCTGACGCTGATGCTCCTCGCGGTGCCCTTCGGCCTGGTCTTCCACTGGGTCAACGAAGGCATCCAGGCCGCGGGCGAGGCGGTCACGGGCGCACCGGTCGTCGGTGGCGGCATCTACGGTGTGCTGAACCGGCTGCTGATCCCGGTCGGTCTGCACCAGCTGCTGAACGTGCCGGTCTGGTTCATCTTCGACGGTGGCGACCTGACCGAGTTCTTCAAGGGTGACCCCACCCGCGGCACGTTCATGACCGGGTTCTTCCCGATCTTCATGTTCGCCATCCCCGCCGCGGCGCTGGCGATCTGGCAGAGCGCGAAGCCCAGCCAGAAGAAGATCGTCGGCGGTGTGATGATCGCCGGCGCGCTGACCTCGTTCCTGACCGGTATCACCGAGCCGATCGAGTTCTCGTTCATGTTCGTCGCGTGGCCGCTGTACCTGATCCACGCGATCCTGACCGGTACGTCGATGGCACTGGTGAACGCGCTCGACATCCACCTCGGCTTCGGCTTCTCCGCCGGTGCGATCGACTTCGCGCTCAACAGCTCCCTCCCGGCGGCGAGCGGCAACGTCTGGCTGCTCATCCCGATCGGTCTCGCCTACGCGGTCGTCTACTACGTGATCTTCCGTTTCGTGATCAAGAAGTGGAACCTGCGGACCCCCGGCCGCGAGGACGACGCGATCGAGGCCGATCTCGAAGCCACCGCGGCGAAGCCCGTCAAGTAG
- a CDS encoding HPr family phosphocarrier protein, with protein MPEKRVTVASKVGLHARPAATVAKAAAAQPVAVHIAKAGGDPVAAGSVLNLMTLAAGYGDEVIISAEGEGAEAAVDAIAELVATDLDA; from the coding sequence ATGCCGGAGAAACGCGTCACCGTGGCCAGCAAGGTGGGCCTGCACGCCAGGCCCGCGGCGACGGTCGCCAAGGCGGCCGCGGCGCAGCCCGTCGCGGTGCACATCGCCAAGGCGGGCGGTGACCCGGTCGCGGCCGGCAGCGTGCTGAACCTGATGACGCTCGCCGCCGGTTACGGCGACGAGGTCATCATCAGTGCCGAGGGTGAGGGGGCCGAGGCGGCCGTCGACGCCATCGCCGAGCTGGTGGCGACCGACCTCGACGCCTGA
- a CDS encoding serine hydrolase domain-containing protein, whose protein sequence is MESVRGIEQWPVDNAATAVVTAAGDVLGTHGDTKKVYRLASVTKPLTAYAALIAIEEGVVELDTPAGPEGSTIRHLLAHTSGLAFNEHKPMTAPGNRRLYSNAGFEQLADALAEHSGIPFADYQAEALFQPLGMKATKLTGSPASGAESTVDDLVAFAAELQAPKLIAAETVREATSVVFPGLSGVLPGFGHQKPNDWGLGFEIRDHKSPHWTGSSSSPRTFGHFGQSGTFLWVDPDAGAACVALTDRAFGPWAAEVWPPYTDAVLAELGKRGG, encoded by the coding sequence ATGGAAAGCGTGCGTGGGATCGAACAGTGGCCGGTGGACAACGCCGCCACGGCCGTGGTGACCGCCGCCGGTGACGTGCTGGGCACGCACGGCGACACGAAGAAGGTGTACCGGCTCGCGTCGGTGACCAAGCCGCTCACCGCCTACGCCGCGTTGATCGCCATCGAAGAGGGCGTCGTCGAACTCGACACCCCCGCCGGGCCAGAGGGCTCCACGATCCGGCATCTGCTCGCGCACACCTCGGGCCTGGCCTTCAACGAGCACAAGCCGATGACCGCGCCGGGCAACCGGCGCCTGTACTCCAACGCCGGCTTCGAACAGCTCGCCGACGCGCTCGCCGAGCATTCCGGCATCCCCTTCGCCGATTATCAGGCGGAGGCGCTCTTCCAGCCGCTGGGCATGAAGGCGACCAAGCTGACCGGCTCCCCCGCCTCGGGCGCCGAGTCCACTGTGGACGATCTGGTGGCCTTCGCCGCCGAACTGCAGGCACCGAAGCTCATCGCCGCCGAAACGGTGCGCGAGGCGACTTCCGTGGTCTTCCCCGGCCTTTCCGGCGTCCTGCCCGGCTTCGGCCACCAGAAGCCGAACGACTGGGGGCTCGGATTCGAGATCCGCGACCACAAGAGTCCACATTGGACCGGCTCGTCGAGTTCGCCGCGGACCTTCGGCCACTTCGGGCAGTCCGGCACGTTCCTCTGGGTCGATCCCGACGCCGGTGCCGCCTGCGTCGCGCTCACCGACCGCGCCTTCGGCCCGTGGGCGGCCGAGGTCTGGCCGCCCTACACCGACGCCGTACTGGCCGAGCTGGGTAAACGCGGCGGGTGA
- a CDS encoding iron ABC transporter substrate-binding protein: MAVGRIAVVLFVAALLTTSVVACDSAEESDALVIYSGRNKELVGGLLDRLKQATGTPVEVRYGGSGEMAAQLLEEGERTQADVFFAQDAGALGAVAGQGRLSPLPAEVLGLVPAGYRADDGRWVATSARVRVVAYDPRAVTEAELPKSLDDIVDLKWKGRLGFAPTNGSWQAFVTSVRVLKGEDFARDWLRRFAANEPKRFDNNVAILNAVNDGQLPAGLINHYYWYAKVAEAGTGAVRAKLHYVPGGDPLGLVNVAGAGVVEGTDRKDAALKAVRFLLSEEAQRHFADVTAEYPVVPAVTSAKHQLPPLTGLHGPDIDLSRLSSLQQTVALLQETGLS; this comes from the coding sequence GTGGCTGTGGGCCGGATAGCTGTGGTTCTGTTCGTCGCGGCGTTGCTGACGACCTCTGTCGTCGCCTGCGACAGCGCGGAGGAATCCGACGCGCTGGTGATCTACTCCGGACGCAACAAGGAGCTGGTCGGCGGGCTTCTCGACCGGCTGAAGCAGGCTACCGGGACCCCGGTCGAGGTGCGCTACGGCGGCAGCGGGGAGATGGCCGCGCAGCTGCTCGAAGAGGGTGAGCGCACCCAAGCGGACGTCTTCTTCGCCCAGGACGCGGGCGCGCTCGGCGCGGTCGCCGGCCAAGGCAGGCTCTCCCCGCTCCCCGCCGAGGTCCTCGGCCTCGTTCCCGCCGGCTACCGCGCCGACGACGGCCGCTGGGTCGCCACCTCGGCCCGGGTCCGGGTCGTCGCCTACGACCCGCGCGCGGTCACCGAAGCGGAGCTGCCGAAGAGCCTCGACGACATCGTCGACCTGAAGTGGAAGGGCAGGCTGGGGTTCGCCCCGACCAACGGCTCCTGGCAGGCGTTCGTGACCTCGGTGCGGGTCCTCAAGGGCGAGGACTTCGCGCGGGACTGGCTGCGCCGGTTCGCCGCGAACGAGCCGAAGCGGTTCGACAACAACGTCGCGATCCTCAACGCCGTCAACGACGGCCAGCTGCCCGCCGGGTTGATCAATCACTACTACTGGTACGCCAAGGTCGCCGAGGCGGGCACGGGCGCGGTGCGGGCGAAACTGCACTACGTCCCCGGCGGCGACCCGCTCGGTCTGGTGAACGTCGCCGGTGCGGGTGTCGTCGAGGGGACCGACCGGAAGGACGCCGCGCTGAAGGCCGTCCGGTTCCTGCTCTCCGAGGAGGCGCAACGGCATTTCGCCGACGTCACCGCGGAATATCCGGTCGTTCCGGCGGTGACGTCGGCGAAGCACCAGTTGCCGCCGCTCACCGGGCTGCACGGCCCCGACATCGATCTCTCGCGGCTGTCGTCGCTGCAGCAGACCGTCGCGCTGCTCCAGGAAACGGGCCTGTCCTGA
- a CDS encoding iron ABC transporter permease has translation MTPLGYLAVRSFDHGAGEVWRVLWRSRTFDLAVRSVALAAAVTAACLVLGVLSAWLVVRSDLPGRRFAGILLVLPLAVPSYVAGFTWLALAPGLTGFWGAFLVLTLVSYPYVLLPVAAALRTADPAVEEVARSLGRTSTRTFFSVTLRQIRPAATAGGLLVALYVLSDFGAVSLMRFEAFTLGIYTSYRGTFDRTPAAILGCVLVVLAILLTIGERRARGAAGGRGEREPVRVPLGGAKIPAVTGTAVVLLLALGVPVASLARWLVAGSSAAGGNLLSTTGNTVAVAASGALLTVLFALPVGILAARHRGPLVRGMELASFAGHALPGITVGLALVFFGIRVLPELYQTTSMLAFAYAVLFLPLAVSAVRTAVAHAPPVLEDVSRSLGKGRTATRLLVTVPLAAPGILAGAALVFLTCAKELPATLLLRPTGVDTLATELWTKTEIGAYAAAAPYAAVLLVVAAIPAVVLDRFLRGVTR, from the coding sequence GTGACGCCGCTCGGCTACCTCGCGGTCCGCTCGTTCGACCACGGGGCGGGCGAGGTGTGGCGTGTCCTGTGGCGGTCCCGCACCTTCGATCTCGCCGTGCGCAGCGTCGCGCTCGCGGCCGCGGTCACCGCGGCCTGCCTGGTGCTCGGCGTGCTCTCCGCCTGGCTCGTCGTGCGCAGCGACCTGCCGGGGCGCCGGTTCGCCGGGATCCTCCTGGTACTGCCGCTGGCCGTGCCGTCGTACGTCGCCGGGTTCACGTGGCTGGCGCTGGCCCCTGGGCTGACCGGGTTCTGGGGCGCGTTCCTGGTGCTGACGCTGGTGTCGTACCCGTACGTCCTGCTTCCCGTCGCGGCGGCGCTGCGCACCGCGGACCCGGCGGTCGAAGAGGTCGCGCGGTCGCTGGGCCGTACGAGCACGCGGACGTTCTTCTCGGTGACCCTGCGGCAGATCCGGCCCGCGGCCACCGCGGGCGGACTCCTGGTCGCGCTGTACGTGCTGAGTGACTTCGGCGCGGTGTCGCTGATGCGGTTCGAGGCGTTCACCCTCGGCATCTACACCAGCTATCGCGGGACCTTCGACCGGACGCCCGCCGCCATCCTCGGCTGCGTCCTGGTCGTCCTCGCGATCCTGCTGACCATCGGCGAACGGCGCGCGCGAGGCGCGGCCGGCGGCCGAGGGGAACGCGAGCCCGTCCGCGTTCCCCTCGGCGGGGCGAAGATCCCGGCGGTGACCGGGACGGCGGTGGTACTCCTGCTCGCCCTCGGCGTGCCGGTGGCGAGCCTTGCCCGGTGGCTGGTCGCGGGTAGTTCGGCGGCGGGCGGCAACCTGCTCTCGACGACCGGGAACACCGTGGCGGTGGCGGCCTCCGGCGCGCTCCTCACCGTTTTGTTCGCCCTTCCGGTCGGCATCCTCGCGGCGCGGCACCGGGGACCGCTCGTCCGCGGGATGGAACTGGCGAGCTTCGCCGGGCACGCCCTGCCGGGTATCACGGTCGGGCTCGCGCTGGTGTTCTTCGGGATCCGGGTGCTGCCGGAGCTCTATCAGACGACGTCGATGCTGGCCTTCGCCTACGCGGTGCTCTTCCTTCCGCTGGCGGTGAGCGCCGTGCGGACCGCCGTCGCGCATGCCCCACCGGTGTTGGAGGACGTGTCGCGGTCGCTCGGGAAAGGCCGCACGGCCACGCGGCTGCTGGTGACCGTGCCGCTGGCCGCTCCGGGCATCTTGGCGGGCGCGGCGCTCGTCTTCCTCACCTGCGCCAAGGAACTGCCCGCGACCCTGCTGCTCCGGCCGACCGGGGTGGACACGCTGGCCACCGAACTGTGGACGAAGACCGAGATCGGCGCCTACGCCGCGGCCGCGCCCTACGCGGCGGTCCTGCTGGTGGTGGCGGCCATCCCGGCCGTCGTCCTCGACCGGTTCCTGCGAGGAGTGACGCGATGA